In Alkalihalobacillus sp. TS-13, the following are encoded in one genomic region:
- a CDS encoding short chain dehydrogenase, whose product MRLLLVGATGTLGTAVANEMESDADIISAARTNADVKVDITSTESIKEMFNKVGEIDALVCTAGAAHFGPVREMTPEQNLVAVNSKLLGQINLVLLGLDYIRENGSITLTTGILMDDPLVTASSAAMANGGVQAFVRSAAIELPKNIRINNVSPTMVTEAKEKYGSLFKGFKPREAKDVALAYKKSILGAQSGQTYNVY is encoded by the coding sequence ATGAGACTTTTACTAGTAGGCGCAACTGGTACTCTTGGAACAGCGGTTGCAAATGAAATGGAATCTGATGCGGATATTATAAGTGCGGCTAGAACGAATGCTGATGTGAAGGTAGACATTACATCAACTGAGAGTATTAAAGAGATGTTTAATAAAGTTGGTGAAATAGATGCACTGGTCTGCACAGCTGGGGCAGCCCACTTTGGTCCCGTAAGGGAAATGACCCCCGAGCAAAATTTAGTGGCTGTTAATAGTAAACTTCTTGGACAAATTAATTTAGTCCTTCTTGGTCTTGATTACATTCGGGAAAATGGAAGTATTACATTAACGACAGGTATTTTAATGGACGATCCGTTAGTTACAGCATCTTCAGCTGCCATGGCAAACGGGGGAGTGCAAGCTTTTGTGAGGTCTGCGGCAATCGAACTACCTAAAAATATTCGTATTAATAATGTAAGCCCAACGATGGTTACTGAAGCAAAAGAAAAGTATGGTTCGTTGTTTAAAGGGTTTAAACCTAGAGAAGCTAAGGATGTAGCCCTTGCATACAAGAAAAGTATCCTAGGAGCCCAGTCCGGTCAAACGTATAACGTTTATTAA
- a CDS encoding aldehyde dehydrogenase family protein: MQATIRDYESVLRDKTDVQKMYINGDWIESSSKKTREILNPANNEVIATVTQADSSEVDFAVQSAKAAFYKNGWNTTYARTRADLLLKVADKLEERKEEFAMLETLNNGKIYEDSMVDIEDAINQFQYYAGLATKPHGQTYEVPDEIQAMVVREPMGVAALIAPWNYPLVMATQKMSAALAAGCTVVVKPDKQTPLTLIRLFEVIDEVGFPKGVANLVLGTGSIIGDTLVNHPDVDKVSFTGSTDTGKHIMKNAADTVKNISLELGGKSPNIVFADADFDTAVDYALLGIFAGTGQICSAGSRLILESSLYEQFVEELIARAKKIKIGPGWDENTEMGPLISKDHMNRVLDYIRIGKAEGAELLCGGKQVVDGDLAQGNYVEPTIFSHTTPEMRIVQEEIFGPVLVIQVFDTEEEAIELANGTDYGLAAAVFTNDGAKAQRVIRKLQAGITWINTYHPTFNEAPWSGYKQSGFGGGDLGTYGFEEYLYKKQVNTALEVKPSGFYKG, encoded by the coding sequence ATGCAAGCAACTATCCGAGACTATGAAAGCGTTTTAAGAGACAAAACAGATGTTCAGAAAATGTATATAAATGGTGACTGGATCGAGAGTTCTTCAAAAAAAACGAGGGAGATTTTAAACCCAGCAAATAATGAAGTTATTGCCACAGTCACACAAGCCGACTCCAGCGAAGTGGATTTTGCCGTCCAATCCGCTAAGGCTGCTTTTTATAAGAATGGTTGGAATACCACTTACGCACGAACAAGGGCGGATCTTCTATTAAAAGTAGCAGATAAATTAGAGGAAAGAAAAGAAGAGTTTGCCATGCTGGAAACATTAAACAATGGGAAGATATACGAGGATTCTATGGTAGATATAGAGGATGCTATTAACCAATTTCAGTATTATGCGGGTCTTGCGACCAAACCTCATGGTCAAACCTATGAGGTTCCAGATGAAATACAGGCAATGGTAGTACGTGAGCCTATGGGGGTAGCAGCTTTAATCGCTCCATGGAATTATCCGCTCGTAATGGCTACGCAAAAAATGTCAGCAGCTCTAGCAGCAGGATGTACTGTAGTTGTAAAACCAGATAAGCAGACTCCCCTTACTCTCATCAGGCTATTTGAAGTCATTGATGAAGTCGGTTTTCCAAAAGGGGTTGCCAATCTAGTTTTAGGAACTGGATCAATAATCGGTGACACGTTGGTGAATCATCCAGATGTAGATAAAGTTTCTTTTACTGGAAGTACTGATACTGGAAAGCACATTATGAAAAACGCAGCAGATACGGTGAAAAATATTAGTTTAGAACTTGGTGGCAAATCACCAAATATTGTTTTTGCCGATGCGGATTTTGATACTGCTGTTGATTATGCATTGCTGGGTATCTTTGCTGGTACGGGACAAATTTGCTCAGCTGGTTCTCGGTTGATTCTGGAAAGCAGTTTATATGAGCAATTTGTAGAGGAGCTTATCGCTAGGGCAAAGAAAATTAAAATTGGGCCTGGTTGGGATGAAAATACAGAAATGGGTCCACTGATATCAAAAGATCACATGAACAGGGTGCTCGATTATATTCGAATCGGTAAAGCTGAAGGTGCAGAACTTCTATGCGGGGGGAAGCAAGTAGTAGACGGCGACCTGGCTCAAGGCAATTATGTTGAGCCGACGATCTTTTCACACACTACGCCTGAAATGCGAATTGTTCAGGAAGAAATTTTCGGTCCTGTGCTCGTTATTCAAGTGTTTGATACGGAAGAAGAAGCAATAGAATTAGCAAATGGTACTGACTATGGGCTTGCTGCGGCTGTTTTCACAAATGATGGCGCTAAAGCTCAGAGAGTGATTCGAAAGCTTCAAGCAGGTATAACCTGGATTAACACCTATCACCCTACGTTCAATGAAGCTCCTTGGAGTGGTTACAAACAAAGTGGTTTCGGCGGTGGAGACCTTGGAACCTACGGTTTTGAAGAATATTTGTATAAGAAGCAAGTTAACACAGCATTGGAAGTCAAACCCTCCGGTTTTTATAAAGGGTGA
- the dapA gene encoding 4-hydroxy-tetrahydrodipicolinate synthase, which yields MYKPTGMIPAMPTPFNDEGNIDFDSYNRLIDHLIDGGVHCLLAGGSTGEYSLMSMDERKSVLKAAVETAKGRVPIMAGTSAHKTEDTLELTRYAAEIGADCALVINPYYLKTSEQGILDYYTKLAKNADIGIVIYHYPVATSVELSPELIAELSKIDGIVGVKNTTDQEHTCKVIALTKDQDDFSVLTGFEHLILPTLAVGGDGATGIVHNLVPKEIVQMYKLFTEDRDIEGAIEINQKLLPLYDYVEAEPVPGPVKAGLDILGIKGGHVREPLVPASEELKQKMGQALSELGYEVQTV from the coding sequence ATGTACAAACCTACAGGGATGATTCCGGCTATGCCTACACCTTTTAATGATGAAGGAAATATAGACTTTGATTCTTATAATAGATTAATAGATCATTTGATAGATGGCGGGGTTCACTGCCTGCTTGCCGGTGGCAGCACAGGTGAATATTCCTTAATGTCTATGGATGAAAGGAAATCCGTCTTAAAGGCGGCTGTTGAAACGGCTAAAGGCCGCGTACCAATCATGGCCGGTACAAGCGCCCATAAAACAGAGGATACGCTTGAACTTACAAGATATGCAGCAGAAATCGGTGCTGACTGTGCTCTTGTGATCAATCCCTATTATTTAAAAACGAGTGAACAAGGCATTCTTGATTATTACACGAAACTTGCAAAAAACGCTGATATAGGCATCGTCATTTATCACTATCCCGTAGCAACGAGTGTTGAACTTTCGCCAGAATTAATAGCAGAATTGAGTAAAATCGATGGTATTGTTGGTGTCAAAAATACGACAGATCAAGAACATACCTGTAAAGTGATTGCTCTTACAAAAGATCAAGATGATTTCTCTGTTTTAACTGGATTTGAACACCTGATTTTACCAACGTTAGCAGTCGGTGGAGATGGGGCAACAGGAATCGTACACAATTTGGTGCCAAAAGAAATTGTTCAAATGTATAAATTATTTACTGAAGATAGAGACATTGAAGGAGCTATTGAAATAAACCAAAAACTTCTTCCTCTTTATGATTATGTAGAAGCTGAACCTGTTCCAGGACCGGTAAAAGCAGGTTTAGACATTCTGGGGATTAAAGGAGGTCATGTACGCGAACCACTCGTACCAGCCTCTGAAGAATTGAAACAAAAAATGGGACAAGCACTTTCTGAGCTAGGTTACGAAGTTCAAACTGTTTAA
- a CDS encoding (2Fe-2S)-binding protein yields MTMRVECHPVLGNLENQRRITIYYDDQAYQAYEGDTIASAMMAEGVKTLRYHEVSGKGRGVYCNIGHCFECRVRVNEEKIVRACLTPVSEGMRIYSLS; encoded by the coding sequence ATGACGATGAGAGTTGAATGCCACCCTGTTCTAGGAAATTTGGAAAACCAACGGAGAATAACAATCTATTACGATGATCAAGCCTATCAAGCTTATGAAGGCGATACCATAGCATCAGCCATGATGGCAGAAGGAGTAAAGACATTAAGATATCATGAAGTTAGCGGGAAAGGAAGAGGGGTTTATTGTAATATCGGTCATTGCTTTGAATGCAGAGTTCGTGTTAATGAAGAAAAAATAGTAAGGGCATGCTTAACGCCTGTCTCAGAAGGAATGAGAATATATTCGTTATCTTAA
- a CDS encoding FAD-binding oxidoreductase — translation MNSFDVVVIGAGIIGCSVAYHLSKAGYTVALVDKGDVASGTSSRCDAVALICDKKPGIDTEMGFTSIQLYKQLAKELSFDFEFSSRGSLYVCETDQELEIANYYVNEQAAAGYVMKMVDGKELLDIEPYLATDLAGGIWTEVDSTMNPYLVCFAFVEEAKKYGLKLFSNHEVKAIKKRPDGSVEAVVTDKTTIHTKKVVNCAGVWAGKIGQMVGIDIPIKPRKGMVLVSEKTKPVVSQKVHEFGYMLSKFEDINYSRNVSKVVEENNIAFTIEPTEAGNFLLGGHRSFKGYDITSENRVMRGIAERALRFLPVLKDIACIRSYAGIRPWVVDHLPIVSDVEEVPGFYIASGHEGDGISMAPITGRMMTQLISNHETDFNIDRLKFSRYKQSSQII, via the coding sequence ATGAATAGTTTTGATGTTGTGGTGATTGGTGCTGGCATTATCGGATGCAGTGTTGCATACCACCTATCTAAAGCAGGATACACTGTAGCGCTAGTTGACAAAGGGGATGTCGCTTCAGGTACTTCTAGTCGTTGTGATGCAGTTGCTCTAATTTGTGACAAAAAACCTGGCATAGATACTGAAATGGGTTTTACAAGTATTCAACTATATAAACAATTGGCTAAAGAGTTATCCTTTGACTTTGAATTTTCTTCCAGAGGTAGCTTATATGTGTGCGAAACAGATCAAGAACTGGAAATCGCTAATTACTATGTCAATGAACAGGCAGCAGCCGGGTATGTCATGAAAATGGTAGATGGAAAAGAACTACTGGACATTGAACCATATTTGGCCACGGACTTAGCGGGAGGAATATGGACAGAAGTAGATTCTACCATGAACCCGTATCTCGTTTGTTTTGCCTTTGTAGAAGAAGCAAAAAAATATGGTTTAAAACTTTTTTCTAACCATGAAGTGAAAGCGATCAAAAAGAGGCCAGATGGTAGTGTTGAGGCTGTTGTTACTGATAAAACGACGATACACACAAAAAAGGTTGTAAATTGTGCCGGTGTATGGGCAGGTAAGATTGGCCAAATGGTAGGAATCGATATTCCCATAAAGCCACGAAAAGGGATGGTCCTAGTATCAGAAAAAACAAAGCCTGTCGTTAGTCAAAAGGTTCATGAATTTGGTTATATGTTATCGAAATTTGAAGATATAAACTATTCACGCAATGTAAGCAAAGTGGTTGAAGAAAACAATATTGCTTTTACGATTGAGCCAACAGAAGCAGGAAATTTCCTTTTAGGAGGACACCGCTCATTTAAAGGGTATGACATTACATCTGAAAATAGAGTTATGCGTGGTATTGCAGAAAGAGCTTTACGTTTCTTACCCGTTTTGAAGGACATAGCATGTATTCGTTCTTATGCAGGGATTCGACCATGGGTTGTTGATCATTTGCCAATTGTTTCAGATGTAGAAGAAGTGCCAGGTTTTTATATAGCTAGTGGACATGAAGGTGACGGAATTAGTATGGCGCCGATTACTGGTAGAATGATGACCCAATTAATCTCAAACCACGAAACAGATTTTAATATTGATCGATTGAAATTCTCTCGCTACAAACAATCAAGTCAAATTATTTAA
- a CDS encoding (2Fe-2S)-binding protein, translated as MAVISDDDKIICRCEEVSLSTIKDIVHHFHCSSREVKLRTRAGMGYCGGRICRTIIEKVVQDINNEKVSNESQLSYRPPIRPVTFGQLGGSWNDDES; from the coding sequence ATGGCGGTGATAAGTGATGACGATAAAATTATATGCAGATGTGAGGAAGTATCTTTAAGTACGATTAAAGACATAGTCCATCATTTTCATTGTTCTTCCCGTGAAGTGAAATTAAGAACGCGTGCTGGAATGGGATATTGTGGAGGGAGAATATGTCGAACAATTATAGAAAAAGTTGTGCAAGACATCAACAATGAGAAGGTTAGCAATGAAAGTCAACTCAGCTATCGTCCGCCTATACGGCCAGTAACCTTCGGGCAGTTAGGAGGTAGCTGGAATGACGATGAGAGTTGA
- a CDS encoding FAD-dependent oxidoreductase, with product MSDLLIIGAGPAGLSAAIAAAEEGLSVTVIDEFPKAGGRLLGQLHQEPNGEWWNGIQKGEQLSQRALQSGVTIQCEVSVYDISQSKNGWDVYTTRGEYKAEKLLLATGATESPIPVKGWTLPGVMTIGAAQIMGNVHRVKPGNSCIIIGANVLSMAIANELKLCGVNVKEIIIPKADITSNEAGNPEQVLSSLMRLTHLAPTPILRQLGKIGKRVHPKIAIRLFPKKGIRMFDIPLHLKTVALEIVGDRFATGVRTANIKANGEIDHTSEKVVDADFVCIAGGLTPLSELASIIGCSFKYIPELGGHVPVHNEQMQTNIPGLYVAGNITGIESAKVAMAQGRVAGLAIAADSTNDWEQMETSMNKAIENVNITRDKALIQFHPCISDARKKFYQKSEVDLTQISKIKKREA from the coding sequence GTGTCAGACCTTCTTATCATTGGAGCTGGGCCTGCCGGGTTAAGTGCAGCAATTGCTGCAGCAGAAGAAGGACTATCGGTTACGGTGATTGACGAATTTCCGAAGGCAGGAGGGCGTCTTCTCGGGCAGCTTCATCAAGAACCGAACGGTGAATGGTGGAATGGTATACAGAAAGGAGAACAACTTAGTCAACGGGCTCTTCAATCAGGGGTAACGATTCAGTGTGAGGTATCCGTTTATGATATCAGTCAATCGAAAAATGGATGGGACGTATACACCACCAGGGGGGAATACAAAGCTGAAAAACTGCTTCTAGCTACAGGAGCTACAGAAAGTCCTATTCCAGTGAAAGGGTGGACCCTTCCGGGAGTAATGACTATAGGAGCAGCTCAGATAATGGGAAATGTTCATCGAGTAAAGCCAGGAAACTCATGTATCATTATTGGAGCCAACGTGTTGTCTATGGCGATTGCGAATGAACTAAAGTTATGTGGTGTAAATGTTAAAGAAATCATTATTCCTAAAGCAGATATTACATCAAACGAAGCCGGGAATCCTGAACAGGTTTTATCTTCTTTAATGCGATTGACACATCTTGCACCTACTCCTATACTTCGCCAACTAGGTAAAATAGGTAAAAGGGTACATCCCAAAATTGCAATAAGGCTTTTTCCGAAAAAAGGCATCAGAATGTTTGATATTCCACTTCACCTTAAGACTGTTGCTCTAGAAATCGTAGGAGATCGTTTTGCTACCGGAGTACGGACAGCGAATATTAAGGCAAACGGTGAAATTGATCATACAAGTGAAAAAGTAGTGGACGCTGACTTTGTATGTATTGCGGGAGGATTAACCCCTTTATCAGAACTTGCTTCAATAATCGGCTGCTCGTTCAAATATATACCAGAGCTAGGTGGTCATGTGCCTGTCCACAACGAACAAATGCAGACGAATATTCCTGGTCTTTATGTAGCTGGAAATATAACAGGTATTGAAAGCGCGAAAGTAGCAATGGCTCAAGGAAGAGTTGCTGGGTTGGCTATAGCTGCAGATAGTACGAACGATTGGGAGCAAATGGAGACGTCAATGAATAAAGCAATTGAAAATGTTAACATTACCAGAGATAAAGCTTTAATCCAGTTTCATCCTTGTATTTCTGATGCGCGTAAGAAGTTCTATCAAAAGTCTGAAGTTGATCTAACACAAATATCGAAAATTAAAAAAAGGGAAGCTTAA
- a CDS encoding aspartate/glutamate racemase family protein: protein MSINQSREYGRISEGSNTRIQMKKGQYVSGYSVGILFLDGCWYPTLPGNVANLSTYDFPVVMKVVPGCTQERIHAGDPTLVDDIIAAALKFEKEGAKVICGACGFLGNYQEQVANAVDIPVFLSSVIQLPWIKQGLKSEQSVGVLTADINGLTDDLFHSCGVDNTEYIKVKDLGRLPEFSAITESRGSFDTDIVRREVVKASLELVHNHPDMGAVLLECSDLPPYAADIQRAVGLPVYDFITMIRWAHMATSQKPYGGFL from the coding sequence GTGTCTATAAATCAATCTCGAGAATATGGCCGCATTAGTGAAGGATCCAATACAAGAATACAGATGAAAAAAGGACAGTATGTCTCGGGGTATTCAGTTGGAATTTTATTTTTAGATGGTTGCTGGTATCCGACCTTGCCTGGAAATGTAGCGAATCTATCCACATATGACTTTCCAGTAGTGATGAAAGTAGTACCCGGTTGCACGCAAGAAAGAATACATGCAGGTGATCCAACATTAGTGGACGATATTATTGCTGCAGCCCTAAAATTTGAAAAAGAAGGGGCTAAGGTAATTTGTGGGGCTTGCGGTTTTTTGGGGAATTATCAAGAGCAAGTCGCTAATGCGGTTGATATACCAGTATTTTTATCAAGTGTTATTCAACTCCCATGGATCAAACAGGGATTAAAATCAGAACAAAGCGTGGGGGTTTTAACAGCAGATATCAATGGGTTGACAGATGATCTTTTTCATAGCTGTGGAGTCGATAATACTGAATATATAAAAGTGAAAGACTTGGGAAGGCTCCCAGAATTTTCAGCAATAACTGAAAGCAGAGGAAGTTTTGACACCGATATCGTTCGTAGAGAAGTTGTGAAGGCTTCTCTGGAACTTGTCCATAACCATCCAGATATGGGAGCTGTACTGCTTGAATGTAGTGACCTTCCACCATATGCTGCAGATATTCAAAGGGCAGTTGGTTTGCCGGTATATGATTTTATTACAATGATTCGGTGGGCGCATATGGCGACATCACAAAAACCCTACGGTGGCTTTCTATAA